The stretch of DNA GAAAAATGGTTGCCCGAAACCCTCAATCCCTTACCCTTAACCCTTTACTTTTGTcaattatttgctttattaGCGACTGGGTACAGCGTCATTGAACACACAGATTCCTGGTGGATCGTCAGCGACCGTAGAAGTCGCCTCCAAAGCGTCCAGCATATCTGCGACCTGGATAGTTATTGCCAAAGGGACCGCCGCCATAGAAGGGTCCACCATTGAAGGGTCCGCCATAGGGTCCGCCATAGGGTCCGCCATAGGGACCGCCGCGATAGTTGTTCCTGAACGGACCGTCGAAGcgacctcctcctcctcctccacgccTTCCGCCAGAACCACCCAAGCCGATGGCAACTATTCCAACTTGACGACGCACACGCACGACATCTACATCTGCATCGCTTCCTTCATCCAGcaggggctgtggctgctctacCGCCAGCGCTTCCCTCACACAAATGGCCAGCAGAGCTGCAGCAACTACCAAACATGGGAACGAACGCATCTCAGTATTTGAATGTCGTTCTGGATCATAACTGGGCTTTATTTATAGCAATTATTCAGAACTTCAGATTGGACCTTAACAGCACAAACAAGTTTAGGTCGAAGTAAAGTAATTAAAGCATCCACtgatttatgaatatttacaaAGGGATTATCCAAGATCTAAGCAGATAAAAGTGCTGGAAAAACACCAAATATATTTCTGGAGTTCTTACCCCTCGGCAAGGAGTGACTTTCTGCACCAAAAGTGATTTACCTTCTCCTTGTATCTAGATCCCCGCGCCAGAACTCCATTAGGTGCTGTGACAACTTCCGcctgaggcatgaggcataaAAAAGGTAATGGCAGCCATCCTGCAATGAATGGGCTGAGTGCCTTAAAATGACAATATAGCACGGTATGACACACAGTATGAATAGCTATTAGATTACCTTTAGCAGCATCTCCCCATATGGGCAGAGACAGAACAAACTGGTTTAGCACTTCGTAGGGTAATTAGGGCAGTAAGTAGCTCGCGGTGATTTATTAGCAGCCAAACCAGAGCTGATTCTATCACTTACACTGGGCATAAAAAATGgcaatataaaattaaaagtaaattaaaattaattatgctgTTTTTAAACACACACTTCGTAGacacaaatataatttacttTGACTGGAATATAAACGTattccaaatattttttaaatgctgttaaatattaaatttaattaaaaaacaccttgaagtaaatattaaatattcaatttatagtttaataaatttcatgtttatattgaatattttttgtgacttattttaaaagtatttatttttaaatcaaaGAGAAAGACCTTAAATAttccatataaaataaaattaaatatttttaaataattttttgtatacaattGTCAAAAATTAATgctaataaatattgaaatccAAACTAAAATCTAGCATTACAGCACACTATTTTTCGCTCAGTGTGTGCACATTAAATGACTAACACTCAGCCGAAAAAGGGGCCGCCAAAGAAGGGCGGGGGCGGATAGAAACCTCCACCGAACCCACGTCTTCTGCCGTATCCACCGCCTCcgaagccaccgccgccaaagccaccgccgccgaaTCGTctcctgccgccgcctccaaaGCCTCGGCCGCCGTAGCCTCCGTAGCCGCCGCCAAAGCCTCGTCTGCcaaagccgccgccgccaaatTGCCTGGCCAGGCGCACTGCCggcatctcctgctgctctgcgcCCTGATTTACATCCGCCAAAGTCAGTTGCTTCACATCCGCCTCGGCTGGCGTCTCCTGTGACTGGGACTGTGCCACggccaggagcagcaccatTCCGACACTCAGCACTAATAGATTCAAGTGGTGTGCGCGCATTGCTCCAGAGTCTAGACTTTCGCTTCGTTGGGGGCTCGCTTCTGTATGAAACAGAACCAAGCACTCGCCTAGGCCTTTATATACCCCAATTGCTGGCAGTGGCCCCTCCTAGATGACTCTGGGGTTCTAAACGAGTTGTGTGTTGACGAccttaaacaattaaatttcctGAGCATAATCAAATGGCGAAGAAAACCCCCGGTCCGTCAAGAGCCCTCGGGCGCAGACGTAACAGGCAAAAATTAAACACGCAAAAAATatcgaaaaaaacaaaatcatttctacacaacaaaaacaacctGTTACCCCCGTTAACCCCTCCAGCCGCAACGTTCTtcgcgctctccctctcttcgtTTGGTTCTAATTATGTTTGTGCCGCGGGGGGAAGTTCGATACTTCCAAGAACTTTTTAATGAAGTCTCTTGCGGGACATACCCTGGGCCTAAGTTCTTGTGAGAGCGAAAACTGCTCCACATCCTTTTATGCTTAGAGATATGTGCCATGCATTAAGCAATAAAGTTCTGCAACATTATTGTATTTTCTAAACTGTTTCTCAACTGTTTTTAAGCAGTTTTGCTTCCAACtacgcagcagcaaaaaactccattcataatttgtttatgaGCATTATTAGTCGACTCGTTAGGTGCTCAGTTTTTGCTCTGAATAAGAAAACTGTAGCCAACATAACAACTCGCTCTGTGCAGCCTTTAAAGTAAGTTCTACTTTAGTTTCAAACAATTAATCAAAGATTTGTTGGAAGTGCTGGaaatattccattttaatGGTTATGAAGAGTATGAGCCAAAAACGATGATGCCACAAAATCTCCCATTAATAGTTGGGAGCAAGTAATGCCGTCCCTTCTCAATTCCACATTTGAAGCTGCTTGTCGatgtattttgatttttctaAACGAGTTGACAGGTACATAGCTGATTTGggaattaaaaacaaaataatattatgttctaaaatggggaaaaaaaatatagttATTGTCGGGTTCCCAGTTACGACAGTTAATATGAACTTTTGTACAAGTTGGAATAAAAACTCTTAATTTCTGtgtatgaaaaaaataataaaaacatcGAAAAGGACACCAAGAAGTGTCGtttcaaataaacaaagaaataacATTCTAATGATTGGTTAATCTATTGTTTGCCTGATTTTTACAACAACTCTTAATCgcgcataaaaattacacaaaaacagTCACGGACATGCAAAGAAAActctttaaaaaaataccaatATTGTGCTCAACGATGTACTACTCCACATACTCCCAACTGTGTGGCAGAGTATTATGGATTTCTAGTTGAAATCTCATGAAAAATAGTGCTGACTTTTATGACGTAAATGTTGAGATGAGTCAGTATGTtgggaaaatacaaataaatacacgaGTAAGCTCTGTGGGTAAACAACATTTGACGCCAAAAAACAGGTAAACCATCTTTAAGCCAATTAAATATATGGGCACACacttaaatatatatatatatgtatgtatatatgtacatatatatttgtatatatttatatgtgaatttgtaatttcatttgtcGACATTTAATGCTCATTAAGAGATTTCGTAAGCACCGGCGGCCGCATGTGAGCTGTTTACAATTTAGAAAAGCGCCGCCCCGAGCGGTGCGTATTTATAAGCCATAAATAACGTGTAAACAAAAAGGCtgccacaaacaacaagcagGCAGGTCCTTGCCATAtcttgtggcagcagccgcagcgacagcaacaacaacaacaacaacaacagtcatAGTAACAACATCGCGGCCAAATTATAAGGCTataaaaggcaataaaaaaacTTTGCGATATCAAATTACAACGCCCTCATAAAGTTATAAAAGTTTCGAGCGTATCAAACAAAGCACGTTCCACACCCCCTGCACACCCCCCTGCTCCATTCCCTGCCAAACACCCTCTCCGAGGCAGGCCTAATATTTTCAATAACAAATCAatcagctgcggctgctgccgccacaaCGGTCAACATGGATAATCAGTTCGCACAGGGGAAAATCCCGCCTTCTCCACGAATCCTGTGCGGgatgctggcagctgctggggcGTGGGCGTGGACGAGGGCGTTGGCAGGGCTAAGGTCGAGCCGTGTGGGCGGGTGTATTTTTTGAAGGTGCCGTAGATTTATTGAGACACGATTTCGATAAGAACAGTGCTAttaaaatggccaaaaagcaTAAGAAATGGCAGCGAACAGTCGCTCAGCGAAGCTTAAATGCTCTGCGGGGAGTTTAAAGaatgtttaaataataatttagaaATAATCACAGCATCGGCTCAGGGTTTATTAACGCTTAAAAGACAGCTAAAGCTCAAGCCCAAAGCTGACACCTCGAGACTTTACACCCAAACTGCAGCTCAATGATGAAAAACTACCTCAAAATTTCCACTTATTACTTTACTTTTCCCCACATAAACATCGACAGTAGCAGCATCCACTGGCGACATTTTTAtcgcaattaattaattaataattctaATTAGGATGCCAACAGATAAACTaattgcaacacacacaacagaatGCAACACTTcaacttttgcttctt from Drosophila subobscura isolate 14011-0131.10 chromosome O, UCBerk_Dsub_1.0, whole genome shotgun sequence encodes:
- the LOC117899011 gene encoding glycine-rich RNA-binding protein 2-like, translated to MRSFPCLVVAAALLAICVREALAVEQPQPLLDEGSDADVDVVRVRRQVGIVAIGLGGSGGRRGGGGGGRFDGPFRNNYRGGPYGGPYGGPYGGPFNGGPFYGGGPFGNNYPGRRYAGRFGGDFYGR
- the LOC117896822 gene encoding ATP-dependent RNA helicase ded1 isoform X2: MRAHHLNLLVLSVGMVLLLAVAQSQSQETPAEADVKQLTLADVNQGAEQQEMPAVRLARQFGGGYGGRGFGGGGRRRFGGGGFGGGGFGGGGYGRRRGFGGGFYPPPPFFGGPFFG
- the LOC117896822 gene encoding glycine-rich RNA-binding protein isoform X1, with product MRAHHLNLLVLSVGMVLLLAVAQSQSQETPAEADVKQLTLADVNQGAEQQEMPAVRLARQFGGGGFGRRGFGGGYGGYGGRGFGGGGRRRFGGGGFGGGGFGGGGYGRRRGFGGGFYPPPPFFGGPFFG